From the genome of Gemmatimonadota bacterium:
CCGACGTTGGCGCCCTGCGCCTTCTGCATCTGCTGGATGCTGTGGCGCATGGTGACGTGGCCGATCTCGTGGCCGAGGACGCCCGCGACCTGGGCCATGTTCGTCGCACGCTCGATGAGGCCGCGATTGACGTAGATGAAGCCGCCCGGGACGGCGAAGGCGTTCACGTCCTTGCTGTCGACGATGAAGAAGCGCCAGTCGAGGTTGCGGCTGTCGGCGATGCGGGCGATCGAATCGCCGAGTACGTTGATGTAGCGATTGAGCTCCGCGTCCTGCACGAGCGGGAGCTCCTTGCTGATCTGCTGGGCGTAGCCGGCCCCCATCTCCACTTCCTGCTGGGTGGAGACGGCACAGCCGCTGACGAGGGCCGAGAGGGCGAGAGTCTTCAGGAGTCGCATGCGAATATTGACCCTAGCGCGGGACCTGACACGCCGCAAGGCGCGCGAGAAGAGCGGGCTCTTCGTCGCGGAGGGGATCCGCACCGTTGAGGAGCTTTTGGCGTCGCGCCTGCGCATCAGTGGCGCGATCACCTGCGACCTCCTCGACCGCACGGCGCGCGGGGCGGCGCTCGCCGCGCAGCTGCACGCGCGCGACGTGGACGTGATCCGGGTGAGTGAACGCGAGTTCCTCACGGCGAGCGACACCGAGCATCCGCAGGGCGTGCTCGCGGTCGCGGAGCAGCCGGTCGAGACGCTCGATGAACTGGAGCTCCCGGCGGTGGCGCGCCTCCTCGTGCTCGACGGCATCCAGGATCCCGGCAACGTGGGCACGATGCTGCGCACCGCCGCGGCGCTCGGCGTGACGGCGACGCTCGTGCTGCCCGGGACGGTGGATCCGTGGAACGCGAAGGTGGTGCGGAGCGCGGTGGGGATCCAGTTCCGCCACCGGACGATCTCCTGCACGGAGGAGGCGCTGGTGGCGTTCCTCGGCCGTACGGCGGTGCCGATGTGGGGGGCGGCGCTGGAGGGACGGCCGGTGGAGGAGTTGAAGCCGCCGGCGCGGCTCGCGCTGGTGGTCGGGAACGAGGGGGCCGGGCTCAAGGCCTCGGTGCGTGACGCCTGCGAGGGGCTGGTCGCCCTTCCGATGGCCCCGGGCGTGGAGTCGCTCAACGTCGCGGTGGCCGCCGGCATCGCCCTCTACGCCCTGAGACCGCGTTCGTGACCCTTCCGTTCCTCCTGCCCGTCCTCTGGATCGGCGCCTCGATCGGCTCCTTCCTGAACGTATGTATCTCGCGCTGGCCCGCCGAGCTCTCGGTGGTCGCGCCGCGCTCGCGCTGCCCGCGCTGCGAGCGCCCCATCGCCTGGTACGACAACATCCCGCTGCTGAGCTGGCTAATCCTGCGCGGGAAGTGCCGCGGCTGCGCCCTGCCGATCAGCGTCCAGTACCCGCTCATCGAGGCGACGGTCGCGGCGATCTGGGTGTGGGCGGTGGTGGCGTACGGGCCCACGCTCACCGCGCTGCGGATCGCCATCGCCGCGACGATCCTCCTCGGCATCGCGATCACCGACCTGCTGCACTACGTGATCCCCGACGGCTTCACGGTCACCGGCTTCGTGCTCGGACTGGTGTTCCCAGTCGTCGCGATGTTCGGGTTCGAGCAGGGGCCGTTCGCCGGCCCGTGGGATGCGTTCGTCGGCGCGTGCACGGGAGCCGGCCTGATCGCCATCGTCGGCTGGCTGGGCGAGGTCGCGCTCCGCAAGGAGGCGATGGGGCAGGGGGACGTGACGCTCATGGCGTTCGTGGGCGCGCTGGTCGGGCCGGGGCGCGCGCTGCTCACGGTGTTCGTCGCGGCGGCCCTCGCGAGTGTCGCCTTCCTCGTCGTCGTCGCGCCCGTCGCGTATGTTCGGGCGAAGCGGAAGCAGGTGGAGTTCGAACTCCCGCTCGTGCCGTTCGGCGTCTTCCTCGCGCCGGCCGGCATGCTCACGCTGCTCTGGGGTAACACCCTCATCGATTGGTACATCGCCACGCTCCTCGGCTGAGCGCGGTCCTCCCTCCTCCCGCCGCACCCGATGCCCTTCGTCCGTCGCCTCGCGCTCCCGCTCGTCGTCCTCGCCCTCGCCGCCTGCGCCAAGGAGCCGCCGGGCTACGAAGGGCCCTTCCGGCGCCAGGTGCGCAAGGCGATCCCCGAGATCGAGGAGTCGACGGGGCTCGCGTTCAAGACGCTGCCGGTGCTGCAGGAGCGCACGCGGGACGAGGTGCGGGCCTTCGTCGAGAAGAGCTTCACCGACCAGGTCACGCCGATCGAGCTCGCCGGCGTGCAGCAGGCGTACCAGCTCTTCGGGCTTCTCCCCGACACGCTCGACCTCCGCGCCTTCTTCATCGACCTCCTCACCGAGCAGGTCGCGGGCTACTACGACCCGGCCACGAAGGTCCTCTATGTGGTGAAGGACGCGCCGGCCGACATGCGCGACATCACCATCGCGCACGAGCTCGTGCACGCGCTGCAGGACCAGCACACGCGGATCGATTCGGTGCAGTCGCTCAAGGGCGACAACGACCGCATGGTCGCGATGCAGGCGGTGATCGAGGGGCAGGCCACCTACGAGCAGATCATCAGCATGACCGGCGGCAGCGACATGGACATGCGCATCCCGGGCGGCTGGGACCGCGTGCGTGACGCCATCCGCTCGGCCCCTTCCTCGATGCCGAAGTTCGCCGCCTCGCCGCTGTACATCCAGGAGACGATGCTCTTCCCGTACCTGAGCGGCGCGGAGTTCATCCGGCAGTTCAAGCGCCGCCGGTCGGGCGAGGCGCCCTTCTCGCCGTTCGCCTCATCCACCGAGCAGGTGCTGCATCCGGAGAAGTACCTCGACTCGATCCCCGACGTCCCGACGCGCGTCACGCTCGCCGCCCCGGGCGGGGCCTCCCTCGTGCACGAGGACAACCTCGGCGAGTTCGAGACGCGACTCTTCGTCTACCAGCACCTCAAGGACGAGGGGACGGCCGTCGCCGCGTCGATGGGGTGGGACGGGGACCGCTTCCAGGTGGTGAACACCGCCGCCGGCGCGGCCCTCGGCTGGGTGACGGTCTGGGACTCGCCCGTTGATGCCGCCGAGTTCCGTGACGTGATGCAGCGGCTGCTCGAGCGGCGCTACAAGCTGGCGGCGGGGAGCGGTGGCAGTGCCGAGGTGCGTCAGTGGACGACGGCGCGTCGCCGCCTGCTGCTCGAGGCGGGGACCATCGCGGGGCGACCCGTCGTGATCCTCGAGGACAAGCCGCTCGGCGCGGCGGCCCGCATCCTGACGCTCGACCGCGTGACGTTGCAGGAGCCCTGATGCTCGGCGATCGCGTCGAGGTCGAGACCCCCGAACTCGTCGTCGTCTCGTACGACCTCGCTGGCGTGGGGTCGCGGATCAACGCCGCGCTCATCGACGTGCTCCTCTGCGTCCTCGTGATCATCGGCGTCGTGATGCTCTGGGTGATGGCGATGCCGCCGGCCGCGCGACTCGGGTCGTCCCCGGACCGCCTCGGCGGCTGGGCCATCGCGGTGCTCATCTTCGCGCAGTTCGCGGTGATGTGGGGCTACTCGGTGCTCTTCGAGGCGCTCTCCGACGGCCGGACGATCGGCAAGCGGATCATGCGCCTGCGCGTGGTCCGCGACGGGGGGCTCTCCGTGACCTTCGGGGCGTCGGCGGTGCGCAATCTCATGCGCATCATCGACATGCAGCCGGGCTTCACCTACGCGGTCGGGATCATCACGATGATCCTCAACAAGCAGGGAAAGCGCCTCGGCGACATCGCGGGCGGGACGCTCGTGGTG
Proteins encoded in this window:
- a CDS encoding M48 family metalloprotease, translated to MRLLKTLALSALVSGCAVSTQQEVEMGAGYAQQISKELPLVQDAELNRYINVLGDSIARIADSRNLDWRFFIVDSKDVNAFAVPGGFIYVNRGLIERATNMAQVAGVLGHEIGHVTMRHSIQQMQKAQGANVGLTAVCVLTSICNNQASSAAIQIGAGAAFASFSRSDEDEADGEGVKYVVSAGIDPAGIPEMFQILLAERETKPDALDSWFRSHPLEESRISAARARIAKIPTGQLRGLTKDTPNFQAFKRRLQALPPSPPSR
- a CDS encoding RNA methyltransferase, translating into MRILTLARDLTRRKAREKSGLFVAEGIRTVEELLASRLRISGAITCDLLDRTARGAALAAQLHARDVDVIRVSEREFLTASDTEHPQGVLAVAEQPVETLDELELPAVARLLVLDGIQDPGNVGTMLRTAAALGVTATLVLPGTVDPWNAKVVRSAVGIQFRHRTISCTEEALVAFLGRTAVPMWGAALEGRPVEELKPPARLALVVGNEGAGLKASVRDACEGLVALPMAPGVESLNVAVAAGIALYALRPRS
- a CDS encoding prepilin peptidase encodes the protein MTLPFLLPVLWIGASIGSFLNVCISRWPAELSVVAPRSRCPRCERPIAWYDNIPLLSWLILRGKCRGCALPISVQYPLIEATVAAIWVWAVVAYGPTLTALRIAIAATILLGIAITDLLHYVIPDGFTVTGFVLGLVFPVVAMFGFEQGPFAGPWDAFVGACTGAGLIAIVGWLGEVALRKEAMGQGDVTLMAFVGALVGPGRALLTVFVAAALASVAFLVVVAPVAYVRAKRKQVEFELPLVPFGVFLAPAGMLTLLWGNTLIDWYIATLLG